From Nonlabens sp. Ci31, the proteins below share one genomic window:
- a CDS encoding tetratricopeptide repeat protein has protein sequence MKQFFYHICIAFLFIAVVTGCSRKKNSFISRNLHAVGTEYNVLYNGHLALQAGLDGLEQTYKENYWDVLPVERMTVKDQVFLPGDKPADPNFERAEEKAVKAVQKHSMLINETEYNPQIDESYMLLGKARYYDQRFIPALEAFNYILQFMPESDQINQAKVWREKTNMRLDNNETAIKNLSKLLKEEEGAIEKEDLAIANATLSQAFLNLEQVDSALIYMNRAEQQTKNKETQARYKFITAQLFAKSGQRDSAFVHYDEIIEMHRKIPRRYYVNAFIEKIKNFDISKDNKEELLATIIDLEENRENRPWLDAIYSRKAIYLEREDSIEGAKQYYNKSLRAKNGQDYYLRANNYAALGKISFDQSKFVNAGKYFDSAIANYVERTKEHRLVTKKRNNLEDVILYEGRRRSADSIFKVLDMSPEQQAQYYQEYIDSLKAEEERIAKEAEVEAAKAAQEQNAFQTINNNNVTKRGNAGPTFGTPGSNVGANASGGSSFYFFNQQTVARGKLDFRKKWGKRNLKDNWRRKNKKEELQREVEQEVVVEEVEVRPEFTTGFYTSTLPEGEITLDSIAKARNFAYYQLGVIYKEKFKRNDLSISRFDTLLTHDPTEKLLLPALYNLYLIYKEDDSSDAFAKAEQLKNRIITDYPDTRYAQILRNPDAQLDDSASPLAVYNRLFKEYEKENYDLVITSAERYSTLFNGDDIVPRLELLKSFAAGRLYGFQEYKKGIDYVALNFPNTEVGKSAQKLAADAEALKIPEVFLPENGLADFKLLYRFKNTEVTEMDNLKEKLVEAFKKEKFAFRVSIDVYNKDEKLVVVHGLRSKLGAKGLGDLMTKPENDYKVSKSYLSIASENYKIIQVYKSLDMYEKEML, from the coding sequence TTGAAACAGTTTTTCTACCATATTTGTATTGCATTCTTGTTTATAGCTGTTGTTACCGGTTGTAGCAGGAAGAAGAATTCTTTTATAAGTCGCAATCTGCATGCGGTAGGAACAGAATACAACGTCCTGTATAATGGTCATCTAGCTTTACAAGCTGGTCTTGATGGACTGGAACAAACTTATAAAGAGAATTACTGGGATGTATTACCTGTAGAGCGCATGACGGTAAAAGATCAAGTCTTTTTGCCAGGCGATAAACCAGCAGACCCCAACTTTGAGCGTGCGGAAGAAAAAGCGGTAAAAGCGGTTCAAAAACACTCCATGCTTATTAATGAGACGGAGTACAACCCACAAATTGACGAGTCTTATATGCTACTCGGTAAAGCGAGGTATTACGACCAGCGTTTTATCCCAGCATTAGAGGCTTTCAATTACATCTTACAATTCATGCCCGAAAGCGACCAGATCAATCAGGCCAAAGTATGGCGGGAGAAAACAAACATGCGGCTGGATAACAATGAAACTGCTATAAAGAATTTAAGCAAGTTGCTCAAGGAAGAAGAGGGAGCTATAGAAAAGGAAGATCTTGCTATTGCAAATGCTACTTTGTCTCAAGCATTTTTAAACCTCGAGCAAGTAGATAGTGCTCTTATCTATATGAATCGTGCAGAGCAACAGACTAAAAATAAAGAAACACAAGCGCGTTATAAGTTCATTACTGCACAACTATTTGCTAAATCTGGTCAGCGCGACAGTGCTTTTGTACATTACGACGAGATCATAGAAATGCATCGCAAGATACCACGTCGTTACTACGTCAATGCCTTTATAGAAAAGATCAAAAATTTTGACATCTCTAAAGATAATAAGGAAGAATTGCTAGCGACTATTATTGACTTAGAAGAAAACAGAGAAAACAGGCCATGGCTAGATGCTATTTATTCTCGCAAAGCGATTTATTTAGAGAGAGAAGACAGTATAGAAGGGGCAAAACAATATTACAACAAATCGTTACGTGCAAAAAATGGACAGGATTACTACCTGAGAGCTAATAATTATGCTGCTCTAGGAAAGATAAGTTTTGACCAATCTAAATTTGTGAACGCTGGTAAATATTTTGACAGTGCTATTGCAAATTATGTGGAGCGCACCAAAGAGCACCGACTGGTTACTAAAAAGAGAAACAATCTAGAAGATGTGATCCTTTATGAAGGAAGACGTCGCAGCGCCGACAGTATTTTTAAGGTTCTCGATATGTCACCAGAACAGCAAGCACAATATTATCAAGAATATATAGACAGTTTAAAAGCGGAAGAAGAGCGCATCGCAAAAGAAGCAGAAGTAGAAGCAGCAAAAGCGGCTCAAGAGCAAAATGCGTTTCAAACAATCAACAACAATAATGTTACTAAACGCGGTAATGCCGGACCTACTTTTGGAACTCCTGGATCCAACGTAGGCGCTAATGCTTCTGGGGGAAGTTCTTTCTACTTCTTTAATCAGCAAACGGTTGCTCGTGGGAAGTTAGACTTTAGAAAAAAATGGGGAAAACGAAACCTCAAGGATAACTGGAGGCGTAAGAATAAAAAAGAAGAGCTGCAAAGAGAAGTGGAACAAGAGGTGGTTGTTGAAGAAGTAGAAGTACGACCAGAGTTCACTACAGGTTTCTATACCAGCACACTTCCCGAAGGAGAAATCACGCTGGACAGTATTGCAAAGGCTAGAAACTTTGCCTATTATCAACTAGGAGTTATATATAAAGAGAAATTTAAGCGCAACGATCTTTCCATCAGTCGTTTTGATACTTTATTGACGCACGATCCAACTGAAAAACTATTATTACCAGCACTTTACAACCTGTATTTAATTTACAAGGAAGATGATAGTAGTGATGCTTTCGCGAAAGCGGAACAGTTAAAAAATAGAATCATAACAGATTATCCAGATACGAGATATGCTCAAATATTGAGAAATCCTGATGCACAACTAGATGATAGCGCGAGTCCGCTAGCAGTTTATAATCGGTTGTTCAAGGAATACGAAAAAGAAAATTACGATCTAGTCATCACCAGCGCAGAAAGGTATTCCACCTTATTTAACGGAGATGATATAGTGCCAAGACTGGAGTTGTTAAAGTCATTTGCTGCTGGAAGGCTTTACGGTTTTCAAGAATATAAAAAAGGTATAGACTACGTAGCTTTAAATTTTCCTAATACAGAAGTAGGTAAAAGTGCACAAAAACTAGCTGCTGATGCCGAAGCGCTTAAAATACCAGAGGTGTTCCTTCCAGAAAATGGACTTGCTGACTTTAAACTGCTTTACAGATTTAAAAACACAGAGGTTACGGAGATGGATAACTTAAAGGAAAAATTAGTGGAGGCCTTTAAAAAGGAAAAGTTCGCTTTTAGAGTTTCTATCGATGTATATAATAAGGACGAAAAACTTGTGGTAGTGCATGGGCTACGTTCAAAATTGGGAGCAAAAGGTCTAGGAGATCTGATGACAAAACCTGAAAACGATTATAAAGTTTCAAAATCTTACTTATCTATAGCGTCAGAAAATTACAAGATCATACAGGTTTATAAAAGTCTGGATATGTACGAGAAAGAAATGTTATAA
- a CDS encoding DUF5687 family protein, translating into MIKQFIHLEWKSFIRSAAFKQNLAIKILMGFGALYFIAIFGLLGGFSYLIIEGLIEDGKIISDNPFDVVNQFLIYWIFADIAYRYMLQKMPVANIKPLLYLPFKKGKIVNYALGKTVLSFFNFLPAFFFIPFSVVLIIKGYSITGVISWHLAMLFITLATNFLNVFMNNVDKVFYPVIAVMAALGLSQYYGIFDITLYTGSMFMFFYENAWAFIIPLLLLIGTVYYAYHYFEKQLYLDEGLKSVAQEATTEDLSFLDRFGKLSTYLKNDIKLIKRNKRAKMTFFMGFAFVLYGLFFMQDLYADINGMKVFAGLFCTGGFLFSFGGLVPSWDSSYYKLMMAQNIPYREFLLSKWWLMVAATVISTLLCSFYIYFGWDWWFGILAGAVYNIGFNSSVVLWGGAFVKTPIDLMTTKKAFGDSKAFNAKTLLLLLPKLVLPVVIYYAFALTINETAGFIAIATTGILGLLFRNKIFDLIEDIYKNEKYDTIAAYAQKD; encoded by the coding sequence ATGATCAAACAATTTATCCATCTAGAATGGAAAAGCTTTATTAGAAGTGCCGCGTTTAAACAAAACCTTGCTATTAAGATCTTAATGGGCTTTGGGGCATTGTACTTTATTGCAATTTTTGGATTGCTAGGCGGATTTAGTTATTTAATAATTGAAGGCTTGATCGAAGACGGGAAAATCATTTCAGACAATCCGTTTGATGTCGTTAACCAGTTTTTAATTTATTGGATTTTTGCAGATATAGCCTACCGTTATATGCTTCAAAAAATGCCAGTGGCAAATATAAAGCCTCTCCTATACCTGCCTTTTAAGAAAGGAAAAATAGTCAACTATGCCTTAGGCAAGACGGTGTTATCCTTTTTCAATTTCTTACCTGCGTTTTTCTTTATTCCATTTAGCGTGGTCTTAATCATCAAAGGTTACAGTATTACGGGGGTTATAAGCTGGCATCTTGCTATGTTGTTTATTACTCTAGCGACTAATTTTCTCAACGTTTTTATGAATAACGTCGATAAAGTATTTTATCCAGTTATTGCTGTAATGGCTGCTCTAGGATTGTCTCAGTACTATGGCATATTTGATATTACGTTATATACGGGTTCTATGTTTATGTTTTTTTATGAAAATGCATGGGCATTTATAATTCCGCTGTTGCTGTTGATAGGTACAGTTTATTACGCATACCATTATTTTGAAAAGCAGTTGTACCTAGATGAAGGATTAAAGTCTGTAGCTCAAGAAGCAACTACAGAGGATTTAAGTTTTCTAGATCGTTTTGGCAAATTGTCCACTTATTTAAAGAATGATATCAAGTTGATCAAACGCAACAAACGTGCAAAAATGACCTTTTTCATGGGGTTTGCATTTGTGCTTTACGGCTTGTTTTTTATGCAAGACTTGTATGCTGATATCAACGGGATGAAGGTTTTTGCAGGCTTGTTTTGTACCGGAGGATTTTTATTCAGTTTTGGGGGTTTAGTTCCTAGTTGGGACAGTAGTTATTACAAATTAATGATGGCGCAAAACATACCTTACCGGGAGTTTTTATTGAGTAAATGGTGGCTCATGGTCGCCGCTACAGTAATAAGCACACTGCTGTGTTCGTTTTACATCTATTTTGGATGGGATTGGTGGTTTGGAATACTAGCGGGAGCTGTTTACAACATCGGTTTTAATAGCTCTGTCGTTTTGTGGGGTGGTGCTTTTGTAAAAACACCTATCGATTTAATGACCACTAAAAAAGCTTTCGGCGATTCCAAAGCTTTTAATGCAAAAACGCTGCTCTTACTTCTTCCTAAACTGGTTTTACCTGTAGTTATTTATTATGCTTTTGCACTGACCATTAATGAGACTGCTGGTTTTATTGCGATTGCCACTACAGGAATATTAGGATTGCTTTTCAGGAATAAGATTTTTGATCTGATTGAAGATATTTATAAAAACGAGAAGTACGATACTATAGCTGCTTATGCACAAAAGGACTAA
- a CDS encoding ferredoxin--NADP reductase: protein MIFHKLTIKQVTKVTSQAAEILFEIPKNLQTDFAYTAGQYLTLKATINGEEVRRAYSLSSAPHEKDLKVVIKAVEKGVFSNYAMTLRAGDQLEVATPDGLFIHKKGNSTQNYLMIAAGSGITPITSIIKDVLTQEPDSKIALIYGNQSVAQTIYYEQFNDLKDQYGDRFFLKYCFSREERDEALFGRVSKSNLNFFLKQVVGDLAFAKAYLCGPEEMIAMATDNLIEKEVLTKEQIYFELFTTKENDIEVTEDSPLTELTVILDDEEYKLTVKRSDNLLDVMLKNDIDAPYSCQGGICSSCICHIEEGTAQMAKNAILTDKEVTDGFSLACQAYPTSAKLVLNFDDV from the coding sequence ATGATTTTTCATAAGCTTACTATAAAACAAGTTACTAAAGTCACTTCTCAAGCGGCAGAAATACTTTTTGAGATTCCTAAGAACCTGCAAACTGACTTTGCCTATACCGCTGGTCAATACTTAACCCTCAAAGCTACGATAAACGGAGAAGAGGTACGTCGTGCTTACTCGCTTTCTAGCGCACCGCATGAAAAAGATCTAAAAGTGGTGATCAAAGCCGTAGAAAAAGGGGTGTTCTCGAACTATGCAATGACATTACGCGCGGGCGATCAGCTAGAGGTTGCTACTCCTGATGGTCTTTTTATTCATAAAAAAGGTAACAGCACTCAAAATTATTTAATGATTGCAGCAGGTAGCGGTATTACCCCTATTACCTCTATTATCAAAGATGTTCTTACTCAAGAACCCGACAGCAAAATTGCCTTGATCTATGGAAACCAGTCCGTAGCACAAACCATTTATTACGAGCAATTTAACGATCTTAAAGATCAATATGGAGATCGTTTTTTCCTTAAATATTGTTTCTCTCGTGAAGAACGCGATGAGGCATTATTCGGTCGTGTAAGTAAATCTAACCTCAACTTTTTCTTAAAGCAGGTGGTAGGCGATCTCGCTTTTGCAAAAGCGTACTTATGTGGGCCAGAAGAAATGATTGCTATGGCAACCGATAATCTGATAGAAAAAGAAGTCCTTACCAAAGAACAAATCTATTTTGAGCTTTTTACAACCAAAGAAAATGACATTGAGGTTACCGAAGACAGTCCCCTGACCGAACTTACTGTTATACTCGATGATGAAGAGTACAAGCTTACGGTAAAACGCAGTGATAACTTACTGGACGTAATGCTTAAGAACGACATCGACGCTCCTTATAGTTGTCAAGGTGGTATTTGCAGCTCCTGCATTTGCCATATAGAAGAAGGAACCGCGCAAATGGCAAAAAATGCGATCCTAACCGACAAAGAAGTAACCGATGGTTTTTCTTTAGCTTGTCAGGCCTATCCCACTAGCGCTAAATTAGTTTTGAATTTTGATGACGTGTAA
- a CDS encoding TraB/GumN family protein yields the protein MKYFFTILFLIVFLQQSNSQTDNSLLWEITGNGLEKPSFLYGTMHVSSKVAFRLDDVFFKSLEKADAIALESDPTQWMDEYYSEQVLTVQNESVSYDATFYDDLFKLEHPQPQMVRASIRMNDMALNGYLYRKNGASDNFEEETYLDMFIFQAGKKAGKPIISLEDFKESQYLTSKAATNPSKKEIDQWLQERLEKENRYTIQENVYRDRNISLLDSIGAATNTEYFRKNMLYDRNENMVVVMDSVMKTQTVFAGVGAAHLPGENGMIKMLQRRGYTVKALTSAQTELAKTEKKFLDENFVAPTLSRKRTPDQFLSLKSFDDLREFSIGNQSFYMMPEMTNGAYLTISRINTLDYLSTDKKRIDLDFIDNVLFEDIPGDIIEKKKLTTPYPGYSILNKTKKGDYQKYHIYKTPLELIVIKFGGKLDFVKQYEQEIFSSIEFLPNSKILKTFTAPFNKYKLLFPEHVAANNLENPGKTFLQGTDGTSFYFFQESPVFDTDYIEEDQFEAEFIVDEFLEDLGYKKMTGKFEKDPYDSYQATAIMDTVQNKKLSVKAIVKDGSYYLMGYTGVNPKKGSLFFNSIKFHDIDYGKFETVQDTAMHFSVYSPVKAPLSRSRYSYNDIKEYQSRENAAYYTTPANEQIEVKMTKFHDLQMFHNPKDLWKDVDSEDWIDMKLYRSSTRAKEKEQTEKDGLFTYKRIFKDSLSAKHILAKSVYFKGRIYHLKTIVDSTQQPSQFVTQFYNSFTPQDTMLGKDIFTDKTALFFKGVQQKDTLVFEAGNKVKFRVKDIPQMIALIVAVNVEDNSLKSIKEYTLNELIDLKDERVLPYITNLYESSYNDPDVQLLILRKLLRKKTAGNHEKVLRLLEKDLPLKKSGISSAFNRYGDSLKLSSKLFPELLTYASISEYKEPVYELLARTKDSGFVKKKTYKKYRKQIITDGKIEIKRTLSAKRSSYDYKSNDLLNSYVKLIFPFRKDRNAQDFFIKLLDSGKNEAVAEYVTLLMENDEIIPQKIKKEIEKDLSLKAQIMITAAEREIKLSPVTSQEDLARSIVLTASSFDQGEDELSFEEKKIITTDKGKKAALYIFYFKNKGSYHDQKYIRYVAFELDDKKAVITEPYDKSYGNGKAYDTDKEKADALKEIVKTIKHKGRRRVN from the coding sequence ATGAAATACTTTTTTACAATCCTTTTCTTAATTGTTTTTTTACAACAATCTAATTCACAAACAGATAACAGCCTTTTATGGGAAATTACAGGTAACGGCTTAGAAAAACCTTCCTTTCTATACGGCACCATGCATGTGAGCAGCAAAGTAGCTTTTAGGCTGGACGACGTGTTTTTTAAATCTCTTGAAAAAGCAGACGCTATTGCCCTGGAGTCCGATCCTACTCAATGGATGGATGAGTACTACAGTGAGCAGGTTTTAACCGTTCAGAATGAATCTGTCTCCTATGACGCTACTTTTTACGATGACCTTTTTAAACTAGAACATCCACAGCCTCAAATGGTAAGAGCTAGTATCCGTATGAATGACATGGCATTAAACGGTTATCTCTACCGTAAAAATGGAGCCTCAGACAACTTTGAAGAAGAAACCTATCTGGACATGTTTATTTTCCAAGCAGGGAAAAAAGCTGGTAAACCTATTATCAGTCTGGAAGATTTTAAAGAGTCTCAATACCTTACTTCCAAAGCAGCAACTAACCCTTCTAAAAAAGAAATCGATCAATGGCTGCAGGAACGACTTGAAAAAGAAAATCGCTATACCATCCAAGAAAATGTATATCGAGATCGTAATATTTCTTTGCTGGATTCTATAGGCGCAGCTACCAACACAGAATACTTCAGAAAAAACATGTTGTACGACCGCAATGAAAACATGGTCGTGGTGATGGACTCTGTTATGAAAACCCAAACAGTTTTTGCAGGAGTAGGAGCAGCACATTTACCAGGTGAGAATGGTATGATTAAAATGTTGCAAAGAAGAGGCTATACCGTAAAAGCACTTACGTCTGCACAGACAGAACTGGCTAAAACAGAGAAGAAGTTTCTAGACGAGAATTTTGTGGCTCCCACGCTTTCGCGAAAGCGTACACCTGATCAATTTCTTTCCTTAAAGTCATTTGATGACCTGCGCGAGTTCAGCATTGGAAATCAGTCTTTTTATATGATGCCCGAAATGACTAATGGCGCTTACCTCACTATTTCTAGAATCAATACGCTGGATTATCTTTCTACCGATAAAAAGAGAATCGACCTTGATTTTATTGACAATGTGCTTTTTGAAGATATTCCCGGCGACATTATTGAAAAAAAGAAATTGACAACTCCTTATCCAGGGTATTCGATTCTCAACAAAACTAAAAAAGGGGATTATCAGAAGTATCATATTTATAAAACACCGCTAGAACTAATAGTGATCAAATTTGGCGGGAAGCTTGATTTTGTAAAGCAATACGAACAAGAGATTTTTAGTTCCATTGAGTTCTTACCTAATAGTAAGATATTAAAAACGTTCACGGCTCCTTTTAATAAATACAAACTGTTGTTCCCTGAACATGTAGCAGCAAATAATTTAGAAAATCCTGGAAAAACATTCCTACAAGGGACTGATGGCACATCCTTTTACTTTTTTCAAGAATCCCCCGTATTTGATACGGATTATATAGAGGAAGATCAATTTGAAGCAGAGTTTATAGTAGATGAGTTTCTAGAGGATCTAGGTTATAAAAAAATGACTGGTAAGTTTGAAAAGGATCCTTATGATAGTTATCAAGCTACCGCTATTATGGATACGGTTCAAAATAAAAAATTGAGCGTTAAAGCAATAGTTAAAGACGGCAGTTACTATCTAATGGGTTATACTGGGGTAAATCCTAAGAAAGGGAGTCTATTTTTTAACTCTATAAAGTTCCATGATATTGATTACGGAAAGTTTGAAACAGTTCAAGACACTGCCATGCATTTCTCCGTATACAGCCCAGTGAAAGCGCCTTTGTCGAGAAGCAGGTACTCGTATAACGATATCAAAGAATATCAATCGAGAGAAAACGCTGCTTACTACACCACTCCTGCAAATGAACAAATAGAAGTGAAAATGACAAAGTTTCACGATCTACAAATGTTTCACAACCCAAAAGATTTATGGAAAGATGTGGATAGTGAGGACTGGATCGACATGAAATTATATCGCAGCAGTACCCGTGCGAAAGAAAAAGAACAAACAGAAAAGGACGGTCTCTTTACTTATAAAAGAATCTTTAAAGACAGTCTGAGCGCAAAGCACATTCTTGCAAAAAGTGTTTATTTTAAAGGTCGCATATACCATCTTAAAACTATTGTAGACAGTACCCAACAACCATCTCAATTTGTAACCCAATTCTACAACAGCTTTACACCACAAGACACCATGTTAGGCAAAGACATCTTCACTGATAAAACAGCTTTGTTTTTTAAAGGAGTACAGCAAAAAGACACCTTAGTCTTTGAGGCAGGCAATAAAGTGAAGTTTAGAGTAAAAGACATCCCTCAAATGATCGCATTAATAGTTGCTGTAAATGTCGAGGATAATAGTCTTAAAAGCATAAAAGAATATACTCTCAACGAATTAATCGATTTAAAAGATGAAAGAGTCCTGCCTTACATCACAAATTTATATGAATCTTCTTATAATGATCCTGATGTACAACTCCTTATATTAAGGAAATTATTGCGTAAAAAAACAGCTGGAAATCATGAAAAAGTATTGCGATTACTGGAGAAAGACTTGCCCTTAAAAAAATCAGGGATATCTAGTGCGTTCAATCGTTATGGGGACTCTTTAAAGCTGTCTTCTAAATTGTTTCCAGAATTGCTTACCTATGCATCTATCAGTGAGTATAAAGAACCGGTTTATGAATTACTAGCTCGTACTAAAGACTCTGGATTTGTAAAGAAGAAAACATATAAGAAATACCGCAAGCAAATTATTACCGACGGTAAAATTGAAATCAAAAGAACTTTAAGTGCTAAAAGATCTAGTTATGATTATAAATCAAATGATTTATTGAACAGCTATGTAAAACTCATCTTTCCATTTAGAAAGGATAGAAACGCTCAAGATTTCTTTATTAAATTATTAGACAGTGGTAAAAACGAAGCCGTAGCAGAATACGTTACATTATTGATGGAAAATGATGAGATAATACCTCAAAAAATTAAAAAAGAAATAGAAAAAGACCTATCGCTTAAAGCTCAAATAATGATTACTGCTGCAGAAAGAGAAATAAAATTATCTCCGGTCACCAGTCAAGAGGATCTTGCAAGAAGTATCGTGCTTACAGCAAGTTCTTTTGATCAAGGAGAAGACGAGCTCTCTTTTGAAGAAAAGAAAATAATCACTACTGATAAAGGCAAAAAAGCAGCTCTTTATATCTTCTATTTTAAAAATAAAGGAAGCTATCATGATCAAAAATATATCAGGTATGTTGCCTTTGAACTAGATGACAAGAAAGCTGTCATAACTGAGCCATATGATAAATCCTATGGAAATGGTAAAGCCTACGACACTGATAAAGAAAAAGCAGACGCTTTAAAAGAAATAGTAAAAACAATCAAACACAAAGGCCGACGAAGAGTAAATTAA
- a CDS encoding polymer-forming cytoskeletal protein: MFNNKKNSNSYMESGKSQNRISHGTTIDGDVVSEGGFRIDGTINGTLKTSAKVVIGKDGKVDGTLECDNADIEGAFSGKLLVQGLLTLKSTAHITGEVTTQKLAVEPGATFNASCTMGSAIKAVDNGKKVTTA; the protein is encoded by the coding sequence ATGTTTAACAATAAAAAGAACAGTAACTCTTATATGGAATCAGGCAAGTCACAAAACAGAATAAGTCATGGAACAACTATCGACGGAGATGTAGTTAGCGAAGGTGGTTTTAGAATAGATGGAACCATAAACGGTACTCTTAAAACATCAGCAAAAGTGGTGATTGGGAAAGACGGTAAAGTAGATGGTACCTTAGAATGCGATAACGCAGACATTGAAGGCGCATTTTCTGGAAAGCTTTTAGTTCAAGGATTACTTACTTTAAAGTCTACGGCACATATCACAGGAGAAGTGACGACACAAAAACTAGCGGTAGAGCCAGGAGCTACATTTAACGCTAGTTGTACGATGGGATCGGCAATAAAAGCTGTGGATAATGGTAAAAAAGTAACGACTGCTTAA
- a CDS encoding ABC transporter ATP-binding protein, which translates to MITINKLSKQYNGTSVLDIEHLEIQKGQAIGLVGNNGAGKTTLFSLLLDLIQPSTGHIISSDVRIDQSEDWKPFTSAFIDESFLIGYLTPEEYFYFIGELRGQNKADIDALIASYSDFFNGEAVGQKKYLRDLSKGNQKKVGIIASLIGNPRVVILDEPFANLDPSTQIRLKKIIKELANDPEVTVLVSSHDLIHVTEVAQRVVLLEKGKVVKDIEKSSATFKELEDYFIGISESHAPVAVTTEEEEEEE; encoded by the coding sequence ATGATTACTATAAATAAGCTTTCCAAACAATACAACGGTACTAGCGTACTAGACATAGAACATCTTGAAATTCAAAAGGGACAGGCGATAGGTCTGGTAGGAAATAACGGTGCTGGAAAAACCACCCTTTTTTCCCTGTTACTAGATTTGATACAGCCGTCTACGGGTCATATTATTTCAAGTGATGTGAGAATAGATCAAAGTGAGGACTGGAAACCTTTTACAAGTGCTTTTATAGATGAGAGCTTTTTAATAGGATACCTCACACCAGAAGAATATTTTTATTTTATAGGAGAATTGCGCGGCCAAAACAAGGCAGATATTGATGCCCTTATTGCCAGCTACAGTGATTTCTTTAACGGTGAAGCTGTAGGGCAAAAGAAGTACCTGCGTGATCTTTCTAAAGGAAATCAGAAAAAAGTAGGAATCATAGCCTCGTTAATAGGTAACCCACGAGTAGTCATTCTTGATGAACCTTTTGCAAACCTTGATCCATCTACCCAAATCAGATTAAAGAAAATTATCAAAGAACTCGCAAACGATCCTGAGGTGACTGTATTGGTTTCAAGTCACGATTTGATTCACGTAACAGAGGTTGCTCAACGTGTGGTATTGTTAGAAAAAGGGAAAGTGGTAAAAGATATTGAAAAGAGCAGTGCTACTTTTAAAGAGTTAGAAGATTATTTTATAGGCATCTCAGAAAGTCATGCGCCAGTTGCAGTGACTACAGAAGAAGAAGAAGAAGAAGAATGA
- the atpB gene encoding F0F1 ATP synthase subunit A translates to MFRAYLKTAFFTLIFSAFATAQAQDQIGDYAFDKEVGSNEGKVNTKEEIDSYIDHHLKDAHDFHLFSYTDDTGERNHVGFPLPVIVWSSEGPKAFMSSKFHHDDDGKELVRAGDATFTQLHSKIYELENGATSINFDEEHHPTNAHRVFDMSITKSVFGLILIGLFMLLVFGGLAKQYKNKSIPTGFGRVLEPLVLYVRDEIAKPNIGEQKYRKYMGYLLTVFFLIWIGNLLGLTPFGFNITGQIAVTVCLALFTFIIVQFSGNKDYWKHIFWMPGVPILMKIALIPIEIIGLLTKPFSLTVRLFANITAGHVVVMGLIALMITLKAQFGMVGSTGLALFLTLFLSVIELLVAFLQAFIFTMLSALFIGMAVAEHDHPEHAGAEEDDIDEVRERFV, encoded by the coding sequence ATGTTTAGAGCGTACTTAAAAACAGCTTTTTTTACTTTGATCTTTTCAGCTTTTGCAACGGCACAAGCTCAAGATCAAATTGGTGATTATGCCTTTGATAAAGAGGTAGGATCTAACGAAGGTAAAGTGAATACAAAAGAAGAGATCGATTCTTATATCGACCATCACTTAAAAGATGCCCACGACTTCCACTTATTCTCTTATACAGATGATACAGGAGAAAGAAATCACGTTGGTTTTCCACTTCCTGTTATCGTATGGTCTAGTGAAGGTCCTAAGGCTTTTATGTCTTCAAAGTTTCATCACGACGACGACGGTAAAGAACTGGTAAGAGCAGGTGATGCTACTTTTACTCAGTTACACAGTAAGATTTACGAATTAGAAAACGGTGCCACATCTATTAATTTTGATGAAGAACACCACCCAACAAATGCACATAGAGTTTTTGATATGTCAATTACAAAATCCGTTTTTGGATTGATATTGATAGGATTGTTTATGCTATTGGTTTTTGGAGGTCTTGCTAAACAATACAAAAACAAAAGTATTCCAACTGGTTTTGGTCGTGTATTAGAACCATTGGTACTATATGTAAGAGATGAGATTGCTAAGCCAAATATAGGAGAGCAAAAGTATAGAAAATACATGGGTTATTTACTGACGGTATTTTTCTTAATCTGGATTGGTAACCTCTTAGGATTGACCCCATTTGGGTTTAATATTACAGGACAAATTGCCGTCACTGTATGTTTAGCATTATTCACATTTATTATTGTACAATTTAGTGGTAATAAGGATTACTGGAAGCATATTTTCTGGATGCCAGGGGTGCCTATATTAATGAAGATCGCTTTGATTCCTATTGAAATAATAGGATTACTTACAAAGCCGTTCTCTCTTACAGTTCGTTTATTTGCAAATATTACTGCTGGTCACGTAGTGGTTATGGGACTTATTGCATTAATGATTACTTTGAAAGCACAATTTGGAATGGTAGGTTCTACAGGTTTAGCTCTGTTTTTAACCTTGTTCCTATCCGTTATAGAATTATTAGTAGCCTTTTTACAGGCATTTATCTTTACTATGTTGTCTGCCCTATTTATTGGGATGGCAGTTGCAGAGCATGACCATCCCGAGCATGCTGGCGCTGAAGAAGACGATATAGATGAGGTAAGAGAACGTTTTGTTTAA